In the Leptolyngbya sp. SIO1E4 genome, one interval contains:
- a CDS encoding HEAT repeat domain-containing protein, translated as MPFDTDLVTPAPPAADCSLIADTIQLLLEGDFQTRWEATKRISALGKPAIAPLVTLLHDEDLEWEIRWFAARTLGYLDDEDALAALIQLLQETQDAELIAIAAEGLSRFGEASVHALVQLFEQPSCRIPAIQALASIRHSAALPPLLKTAQDRDPAVRTIALSALGDFRDARVEALLLEAIKDPAATVRQEAITHLGLRPHLQETINLVDILLPGLWDINLKVNQATAIALGRLGTETAVISLARVLASPHTPEPLQISIVRTLGWVKKESALSALLSAQQSVSVTVQLEIIEALSHLDEPGLKQRAGEALCHWLDTLLDSPEAASVKPAIAFAIGCLQHQSARALLQHLSQDADERTRLYAQAALRQLKAVA; from the coding sequence ATGCCTTTTGACACTGACCTCGTCACGCCTGCCCCTCCTGCGGCAGATTGCAGCCTGATTGCGGACACAATACAGCTTTTGTTAGAGGGTGATTTTCAAACCCGGTGGGAGGCCACTAAGCGCATTTCAGCTCTGGGCAAGCCCGCCATCGCCCCCCTCGTCACCCTGCTACACGATGAGGATTTAGAGTGGGAAATTCGCTGGTTTGCAGCCCGTACCTTAGGCTATCTCGATGACGAGGATGCTCTGGCCGCACTCATACAGCTATTACAAGAAACCCAGGATGCTGAACTGATTGCGATCGCCGCTGAAGGGTTAAGTCGCTTTGGAGAGGCCAGCGTTCATGCTTTAGTGCAGCTGTTTGAACAGCCCAGTTGTCGGATCCCGGCTATTCAGGCCCTGGCGAGCATTCGTCACTCGGCGGCTTTACCTCCCTTACTCAAGACAGCCCAGGACCGTGATCCGGCTGTGCGAACCATTGCCTTGTCGGCATTAGGTGACTTCCGAGATGCTCGGGTAGAGGCTCTTTTACTGGAGGCTATTAAAGATCCCGCCGCCACGGTGCGTCAGGAGGCTATTACCCACTTGGGGCTGCGGCCTCATTTACAGGAGACGATCAACCTTGTTGATATCTTGCTGCCGGGGCTTTGGGACATAAACTTGAAGGTCAACCAAGCCACGGCAATTGCCCTGGGGCGCTTAGGCACAGAAACCGCCGTGATCAGCCTAGCCAGAGTACTGGCCTCTCCCCATACCCCTGAACCCCTACAAATTAGCATCGTGAGAACGCTGGGCTGGGTTAAAAAAGAGTCGGCGCTGTCTGCTTTACTCTCTGCCCAGCAGAGCGTCTCGGTCACAGTCCAGCTTGAAATCATTGAAGCCCTCAGCCACCTGGACGAGCCCGGCCTGAAGCAACGAGCTGGCGAAGCGCTCTGCCATTGGCTAGACACGCTGCTAGACTCCCCTGAAGCTGCCTCAGTTAAACCGGCGATCGCCTTTGCGATCGGGTGTCTGCAACATCAGTCAGCGCGTGCTCTGCTGCAACATCTATCTCAAGATGCAGATGAGCGCACCAGACTCTATGCCCAAGCTGCCCTCCGACAGTTGAAAGCTGTGGCATAA
- a CDS encoding MFS transporter yields the protein MLIELFTRATQGRYKILHLTWFAFFLSFVVWFNFPPFATTIQQDFGLEQPQLLTIGLCNVALTVPARVIIGMLLDKYGPRLTYSLLLIYAAIPCLIFATAQSFNQLVLGRLLMGIVGAGFVIGIRMTAEWFPPKEVGTAEGIYGGWGNFGSAFSAFTMVLFGLVLAFLPGAFQFPEAESFRVLAFPPFATDILNWRAAIAGSGIVAALYGVFYYFNVTDTPPGKVYQRPKSVRGIEVTTVRDFWFLMAMNVPLTAILMVLAWRLQKVSFLTTGGMYVAWLLLLGLYFFQAYNCWSVNRELLAGTKTYSPAERYRFRQVAILELTYISNFGSELAVVTMLPAFFEGTFQLDKATAGLIAASYAFMNLVSRPGGGIISDKMGSRKWTMVILMGGMGIGYLLMSTVSSAWPLPLAVLLTMACSFFVQSSEGSTFAIVPLVKRRITGQIAGNVGAYGNVGAVAFLTTRLLFVDVSRAANGGEPLMAVVNAQFFQVLGIVGLIVAFLCVFFLDEPQGSFAEFHEGEHPEASHPEVPEPVGQVGASFEG from the coding sequence ATGCTCATTGAGTTGTTTACGAGAGCAACTCAGGGAAGGTACAAGATACTGCACCTGACTTGGTTTGCTTTCTTCTTATCGTTTGTGGTGTGGTTTAACTTCCCACCATTTGCAACCACTATTCAGCAGGACTTTGGCCTAGAGCAGCCTCAGTTGTTAACGATTGGTCTCTGTAACGTGGCCTTGACAGTTCCAGCTCGCGTCATCATTGGCATGCTGCTGGACAAGTATGGTCCTCGCTTGACTTACTCCTTATTGTTGATCTATGCGGCCATCCCCTGTCTTATTTTCGCAACGGCCCAGAGCTTTAACCAGCTTGTGTTGGGTCGCTTGCTGATGGGCATTGTGGGGGCTGGTTTTGTCATCGGCATCCGGATGACTGCGGAGTGGTTCCCTCCCAAGGAAGTTGGAACAGCGGAAGGCATCTATGGCGGTTGGGGCAACTTTGGCTCTGCCTTCTCTGCCTTCACGATGGTGCTGTTCGGTTTGGTGTTGGCCTTCCTGCCCGGCGCTTTCCAGTTTCCTGAGGCTGAGTCTTTCCGCGTCCTAGCGTTCCCGCCTTTCGCCACTGACATTCTGAATTGGCGCGCTGCGATCGCAGGGAGTGGCATTGTCGCAGCTCTCTATGGTGTTTTCTATTACTTCAACGTTACAGATACCCCCCCTGGCAAGGTATACCAGCGTCCTAAGAGTGTCCGTGGTATTGAGGTCACTACAGTTAGAGACTTCTGGTTCCTGATGGCCATGAACGTGCCCCTCACCGCAATTCTGATGGTGTTGGCATGGCGCTTGCAGAAGGTCAGCTTCCTGACGACGGGGGGTATGTACGTCGCTTGGTTACTACTCCTGGGGCTGTATTTTTTCCAGGCATACAACTGTTGGAGTGTCAACAGAGAGCTTCTCGCTGGAACAAAAACGTATTCCCCTGCGGAGCGTTATCGCTTCAGACAGGTGGCCATTCTGGAACTCACCTACATTTCCAACTTTGGCTCTGAGTTGGCCGTTGTCACCATGCTGCCAGCTTTCTTTGAGGGCACCTTCCAGTTGGATAAGGCAACAGCCGGTTTGATTGCAGCCAGCTACGCATTCATGAACTTGGTGTCTCGTCCTGGTGGCGGTATTATTTCCGACAAAATGGGCAGCCGTAAGTGGACTATGGTGATTCTGATGGGGGGTATGGGCATTGGCTACTTGCTGATGAGTACCGTGAGCAGTGCTTGGCCCTTACCACTGGCGGTGCTTTTAACCATGGCCTGCTCTTTCTTTGTGCAGTCCTCTGAAGGCTCCACCTTCGCAATTGTGCCTCTGGTGAAGCGGCGCATTACAGGCCAGATTGCTGGGAATGTCGGTGCTTACGGAAATGTCGGTGCCGTTGCGTTCCTCACGACTCGTCTGCTGTTTGTTGATGTCTCCAGGGCGGCCAATGGCGGAGAGCCTTTGATGGCTGTTGTCAACGCGCAATTTTTCCAGGTGCTGGGAATTGTGGGTCTGATTGTCGCCTTCCTCTGCGTCTTCTTCCTAGATGAGCCCCAGGGTTCCTTTGCAGAGTTTCATGAAGGTGAGCATCCTGAAGCTTCTCATCCCGAAGTGCCTGAGCCCGTGGGTCAGGTTGGGGCTTCCTTCGAAGGCTAA
- the nadA gene encoding quinolinate synthase NadA, with product MFTTTLPRTATQSIPSDLFAAISELKQDLNAVILAHYYQEPDIQDIADYIGDSLGLSRQAASTDADVIVFAGVHFMAETAKILNPNKLVLLPDLNAGCSLADACPPDQFAAFKAQHPDHLVISYINCSAAIKAMSDIICTSSNAVKIVEQIPESQPIIFAPDRNLGRYVMAQTGRDLVLWQGSCIVHETFSEKKLVQLRMEHPTAEIVAHPECEEAVLRHADFIGSTTALLKYVQQRDRDQFIVVTEPGIIHQMEKQVPDKRFIPAPALGNCACNECPHMRLNTLEKLYLAMKNQHPEITMPEETRVAALKPIEAMLEMSL from the coding sequence GTGTTCACAACTACTCTGCCTAGAACCGCCACCCAATCGATTCCCTCAGACCTGTTTGCCGCAATTTCTGAGCTTAAACAGGATCTCAATGCCGTTATTCTGGCTCATTATTACCAGGAACCCGATATCCAAGATATTGCCGATTATATTGGCGATTCGCTGGGGCTATCTCGTCAGGCAGCCAGCACAGACGCTGATGTCATCGTGTTTGCAGGGGTTCACTTTATGGCAGAAACTGCCAAAATCCTGAACCCCAACAAACTGGTGCTGCTTCCTGATCTGAATGCAGGGTGTTCGTTAGCAGATGCCTGCCCGCCTGATCAGTTTGCGGCCTTTAAAGCCCAGCACCCTGACCACCTGGTGATTTCTTATATCAATTGCTCTGCCGCTATCAAGGCCATGAGCGATATTATCTGCACAAGCTCGAATGCGGTCAAAATCGTTGAGCAAATTCCTGAAAGCCAGCCTATTATCTTTGCCCCTGATCGTAATTTAGGCCGGTATGTTATGGCCCAAACGGGGCGAGACTTGGTGCTCTGGCAGGGGAGCTGTATCGTTCACGAAACCTTTTCTGAGAAAAAGCTGGTGCAGCTGCGAATGGAGCACCCTACCGCAGAAATTGTGGCTCACCCTGAATGTGAGGAAGCCGTGCTCCGCCATGCAGACTTTATTGGCTCAACCACTGCGCTGTTGAAGTATGTGCAGCAGCGCGATCGCGATCAGTTCATTGTCGTCACTGAACCGGGGATCATCCATCAGATGGAAAAGCAGGTACCCGACAAGCGGTTTATTCCAGCGCCTGCCCTGGGCAATTGTGCCTGCAATGAATGTCCACACATGCGGCTCAATACTCTAGAGAAGCTTTATTTGGCGATGAAAAACCAACATCCTGAGATTACGATGCCAGAAGAAACGCGCGTAGCTGCCCTGAAGCCGATCGAAGCCATGCTCGAGATGAGCCTTTAG
- a CDS encoding phosphoketolase codes for MTAVTSKPKAPAFCDGIQYFAEALPEFENYGKAPVIDEGQRAISTPSDPAAVYQTLLAADALRYLTLQMTASKQSGHPGGFASIADGIAALVMLGYKNLITEVGHHAPGFYSNVFLDRSLEDMGIETVAQLCDRFRETHGLLGHLSGQIPGLLNPAGPLGQGQHFAMAGAKLHPGTLFPVTIGDGGLGEPYIMSSFGHFHTAYPTVTNFLPILVWNGYSQEHHSMVSTQSNEAMLAYWRGNGFQEIILVDAKAYDDANQPGAYVDSTAFSWKQRLAFTQAVLEATDKAAKSALGGTLTVLIIKQLKGTGVHKRGAKSHNLYPGDTLDKDYIVEALKTRALTPAAWDLVRTNYERSMGGPGAKTAVTESVLPVPELGALPLEAFPIEGDKKVATTAMGALAAYVGQKDPQFIVTNADGNAASGINNINQALKIIHPTSDEVYFQQPQGQVYEPLSEDACAGLAAAQALFGARTLWCSYESFAINGLPIWQTVTQAMAELRRPTPSTITLFTAGALEQGRNGWTHQRPEIENYFAGMMRNGNVFPLFPVDANSIQACYEWALGTQNKGVTITASKSPLPVRTTFEQTRTALQTGVVELQATPGNKTVVFAVLGDMTLIPTFEAATQLAAEGIGTRIVSVISPRRLYRPTDVAWDSCSEADGNFLDDAGFEQRFGGDALIGITGGSAAMLEPVMLRSTAPRDMFAWKRGDTAASAAKVMALNGLTAENFVQRAKVLLG; via the coding sequence ATGACCGCAGTCACATCTAAGCCCAAAGCTCCTGCTTTTTGCGATGGTATTCAATACTTTGCCGAGGCCTTGCCAGAATTTGAGAATTACGGCAAGGCTCCTGTGATTGATGAGGGACAGCGCGCGATCTCGACCCCCTCAGATCCCGCTGCGGTCTACCAAACCCTGCTCGCAGCTGATGCCCTCCGCTACCTCACCCTGCAGATGACAGCCAGCAAGCAGTCAGGACACCCCGGTGGCTTTGCCAGCATTGCTGATGGCATTGCGGCCCTCGTCATGCTGGGATACAAAAATTTGATTACAGAGGTGGGGCACCACGCGCCTGGCTTTTATAGCAACGTATTTCTAGATCGCTCCTTGGAAGACATGGGTATCGAAACGGTGGCGCAATTGTGCGATCGCTTTCGGGAAACCCATGGCCTGTTAGGGCACCTGTCTGGACAAATTCCAGGCTTGCTGAACCCCGCTGGCCCCCTGGGGCAGGGCCAACACTTCGCTATGGCGGGCGCCAAGCTACATCCTGGCACCCTTTTCCCCGTCACCATCGGCGATGGCGGTCTGGGTGAACCGTACATCATGAGCAGCTTCGGCCACTTTCACACGGCCTATCCCACCGTCACTAACTTCCTGCCAATTCTGGTGTGGAATGGGTATTCCCAAGAGCACCACAGCATGGTGTCTACGCAATCCAATGAAGCCATGCTGGCCTATTGGCGAGGCAACGGCTTCCAAGAGATTATTTTGGTGGATGCGAAAGCCTATGACGATGCCAATCAGCCAGGCGCCTATGTTGACAGCACCGCCTTTTCTTGGAAACAGCGTCTAGCCTTTACCCAAGCCGTTTTGGAAGCCACCGATAAGGCTGCCAAGTCGGCCCTTGGTGGAACCCTCACCGTCCTGATTATCAAGCAACTCAAAGGCACTGGGGTTCACAAACGAGGTGCAAAATCCCACAATTTGTACCCTGGTGACACCCTCGATAAAGACTACATTGTGGAAGCTTTAAAGACCCGCGCCCTGACGCCCGCCGCCTGGGATTTGGTGCGGACGAATTATGAGCGATCTATGGGGGGGCCTGGTGCTAAAACAGCGGTGACCGAATCGGTCTTACCAGTGCCCGAACTAGGTGCGTTACCGCTAGAAGCGTTTCCCATCGAGGGGGATAAAAAAGTCGCGACAACGGCCATGGGGGCGTTGGCAGCCTATGTGGGGCAAAAGGATCCTCAATTTATTGTGACCAATGCGGATGGTAATGCCGCTTCCGGTATCAACAATATCAACCAGGCCCTCAAGATCATTCACCCCACTTCCGATGAGGTGTACTTTCAGCAGCCCCAAGGTCAAGTGTACGAACCGCTCAGTGAGGATGCCTGTGCTGGGCTAGCGGCAGCCCAGGCCCTGTTCGGGGCACGAACCCTTTGGTGCTCTTATGAATCCTTTGCGATTAACGGCCTACCGATTTGGCAAACTGTGACCCAAGCTATGGCCGAACTGCGCCGCCCGACGCCCTCCACCATTACCCTCTTTACAGCGGGGGCATTAGAACAGGGGCGTAACGGCTGGACTCACCAACGACCTGAGATCGAGAACTACTTTGCAGGCATGATGCGCAACGGCAACGTATTCCCGCTGTTTCCAGTTGATGCCAATAGCATTCAAGCCTGTTATGAGTGGGCCTTGGGTACCCAAAATAAAGGGGTTACCATTACCGCCAGCAAATCCCCCCTGCCGGTTCGAACTACCTTTGAACAAACGCGGACAGCGCTGCAAACGGGGGTAGTGGAACTCCAGGCTACCCCAGGCAATAAAACTGTGGTATTCGCGGTGTTGGGCGACATGACCCTGATTCCGACCTTTGAGGCTGCCACGCAGTTAGCTGCAGAAGGCATTGGGACTCGCATTGTGTCGGTGATTAGCCCCCGTCGCCTGTATCGCCCCACAGATGTTGCTTGGGATAGCTGTTCTGAGGCAGACGGCAACTTCTTAGATGATGCTGGCTTTGAGCAGCGCTTTGGGGGCGATGCGCTGATTGGCATTACAGGCGGATCTGCCGCCATGTTGGAACCCGTCATGCTCCGTAGCACGGCTCCCCGCGATATGTTTGCTTGGAAACGCGGGGATACGGCAGCGAGCGCGGCCAAAGTGATGGCACTCAACGGCCTGACTGCGGAGAATTTTGTGCAGCGGGCGAAAGTGCTGTTGGGATAA
- a CDS encoding TerB family tellurite resistance protein — MGLQPPPPPSISPRQLTLLRVVASMAWSDGNLATEEVDLMLKRFSSLFAKEGEQQTELQKELRDYLMQNIPLEESVPKLQSEAERELVLRLGYEVISSSARTPDESLINPDEEDAYTRLVKLLDLPPETVQRLSEEAQSATTAGSLVDSMEAHLKRFFDR; from the coding sequence ATGGGCCTTCAACCCCCCCCGCCGCCCTCTATTTCACCTCGTCAACTCACCCTCTTACGAGTCGTCGCTTCAATGGCTTGGAGTGACGGTAACTTGGCTACTGAAGAAGTTGACCTGATGCTGAAGCGCTTCAGCAGTCTCTTTGCCAAGGAGGGCGAGCAACAGACAGAACTGCAGAAAGAGTTGCGAGACTACTTGATGCAAAATATTCCCCTTGAAGAATCTGTCCCGAAGCTACAGTCTGAGGCAGAACGCGAGTTGGTTCTGCGGTTAGGCTACGAGGTAATCAGCAGCAGCGCCCGGACTCCCGATGAGTCTTTAATCAATCCTGATGAGGAAGATGCCTATACGCGCCTTGTTAAACTGCTAGATTTGCCTCCAGAAACGGTACAGCGCCTTTCAGAGGAAGCTCAGTCTGCGACCACTGCGGGCTCGTTAGTCGATAGTATGGAAGCACATCTAAAGCGCTTTTTTGATCGCTAA
- a CDS encoding ferredoxin--nitrite reductase — protein sequence MVNAAQGTTKKLNKFEKFKAEKDGLAVKADLKKFAELGWESVDETDLTQRLKWLGIFFRPVTPGKFMLRMRMPNGILSSQKMRVLAEVVQRYGDEGSADITTRQNIQLRGIRLEDIPDIFQRFEAVGLTSVQSGMDNVRNITGSPVAGIDASELIDTRGLVRQLQDMITDRSQGNPEFTNLPRKFNIAVEGGRDNSVHAEINDIAFVPAYREGILGFNVLVGGFFSARRCEAAIPLNAWVQPNEEVVSLSRAILEVYRDHGSRVNRQKSRLMWLIDEWGLDHFRTEVEKVYGQPLLKAAPKDEIDWNKRDHIGIHPQQQPGLSFVGLHVPVGRLTVTDMLDLARLADVYGEGEIRLTVEQNVIIPYIPDSRLSLLTQEPLLTRFTIAPSPLVRSLVSCTGAQFCNFALVETKQRALAIARNLDATLLLPNPVRIHWTGCPNSCGQPQVADIGLMGTKVRKDGKVVEGVDIYMGGKVGKEAQLGTCVQKGVPCDELPTVLTGLLTQHFGAQSRTGMSAEHNGHLKVTVDE from the coding sequence GTGGTTAATGCAGCACAAGGAACAACTAAAAAGCTCAACAAGTTTGAGAAGTTTAAGGCCGAAAAAGACGGTCTGGCTGTTAAAGCAGACCTGAAGAAGTTTGCAGAGTTAGGCTGGGAATCAGTTGATGAGACGGATCTCACTCAGCGCTTAAAGTGGTTAGGCATTTTCTTTCGACCTGTGACGCCAGGCAAGTTTATGCTGCGCATGCGCATGCCTAACGGCATCTTGTCGAGTCAAAAGATGCGGGTTTTAGCGGAAGTGGTGCAGCGTTATGGCGACGAGGGTAGTGCTGACATTACTACGCGCCAGAATATACAGCTACGGGGTATTCGGTTAGAAGATATTCCAGATATTTTTCAGCGATTTGAGGCGGTCGGTCTGACCTCAGTGCAGTCGGGTATGGATAATGTGCGCAACATTACCGGTTCTCCGGTGGCGGGCATTGATGCCAGTGAGCTGATTGATACGCGCGGCTTGGTGCGACAGCTGCAGGATATGATCACCGATCGCAGCCAGGGCAACCCGGAGTTTACGAACCTGCCTCGCAAGTTCAACATTGCGGTAGAGGGCGGACGCGACAATTCAGTCCATGCAGAAATCAATGACATCGCCTTTGTCCCTGCTTATCGGGAAGGGATCCTTGGCTTCAATGTATTGGTGGGTGGCTTTTTCTCTGCCCGGCGGTGTGAGGCGGCCATTCCTCTAAATGCGTGGGTGCAGCCAAATGAGGAGGTTGTTTCGTTGTCTCGCGCCATTTTAGAGGTGTACCGGGATCATGGCTCTCGGGTCAATCGCCAGAAGTCACGGTTGATGTGGCTCATTGACGAGTGGGGGCTTGACCACTTCCGTACTGAAGTTGAGAAGGTTTATGGTCAGCCGCTGCTGAAGGCCGCACCGAAAGACGAAATTGACTGGAACAAGCGGGATCACATTGGCATTCATCCCCAGCAGCAGCCTGGGCTGAGTTTTGTGGGTTTGCACGTACCGGTAGGCCGCTTAACCGTGACCGATATGTTGGATTTGGCCCGGCTGGCCGACGTCTACGGCGAGGGGGAAATCCGTCTGACAGTTGAGCAGAACGTCATTATTCCTTACATCCCAGATTCTCGCCTCTCGCTGCTGACGCAGGAGCCTCTACTGACAAGATTTACCATCGCCCCCAGCCCGCTTGTGAGATCGCTGGTCTCTTGTACCGGTGCTCAATTCTGTAACTTCGCCCTGGTGGAAACCAAGCAGCGCGCATTAGCGATCGCGCGCAATCTGGATGCCACCTTACTGCTTCCCAATCCCGTCCGCATTCACTGGACCGGTTGCCCCAACTCTTGCGGCCAACCCCAGGTGGCCGACATTGGTCTGATGGGCACCAAAGTTCGGAAAGACGGCAAGGTGGTCGAAGGGGTTGACATTTATATGGGCGGAAAAGTTGGGAAAGAGGCCCAACTGGGCACCTGTGTGCAAAAGGGGGTGCCCTGCGATGAATTACCCACAGTTTTAACGGGGCTATTAACGCAGCACTTTGGTGCTCAGTCCCGGACAGGGATGTCTGCCGAGCACAACGGCCATCTGAAGGTCACGGTGGACGAATAA
- a CDS encoding Crp/Fnr family transcriptional regulator produces MQSEAFSELFTLFDVANPETVEWLLSISTEHEYPADRAVLMEDAWGNAVYFIETGWVKVRRHAGEGAVTLAVLGPGDFFGEMAILDESPRSTDVVALSPVKLLSVSAQRFIQTLFKDSQLHHRMLQLMVQRLRLTNFRFQLRNQPPAVKLANTLAALSEAYGQPCETGTAIFNIPSEDLADVTDISEEETDKIMDKLVEKGWVKVDKERGAILLTNAKQLNQLAGRS; encoded by the coding sequence ATGCAGTCAGAAGCCTTTAGCGAGCTTTTTACACTTTTTGATGTAGCCAACCCTGAAACCGTGGAGTGGCTCCTATCGATATCAACCGAGCACGAATACCCTGCCGACCGAGCCGTGTTGATGGAAGACGCTTGGGGCAATGCCGTTTACTTTATTGAAACCGGCTGGGTGAAAGTGCGTCGCCATGCTGGAGAAGGAGCCGTGACACTGGCCGTTTTGGGGCCAGGAGATTTCTTCGGCGAAATGGCGATCTTGGATGAGTCACCGCGTTCTACAGACGTTGTGGCCCTTTCTCCGGTGAAATTGTTGAGCGTCTCAGCTCAGCGGTTCATTCAAACATTGTTCAAAGATTCTCAGCTCCATCATCGGATGCTGCAGCTGATGGTGCAGCGGTTACGCCTCACCAATTTCCGGTTTCAGCTCCGCAACCAGCCCCCTGCGGTGAAGCTAGCGAACACGTTAGCGGCTTTAAGCGAAGCGTATGGTCAGCCCTGCGAGACCGGTACAGCCATCTTCAACATTCCCTCTGAAGATTTGGCCGACGTGACCGATATTTCAGAGGAAGAGACTGACAAGATTATGGATAAGCTGGTCGAAAAAGGCTGGGTCAAAGTAGATAAGGAACGCGGTGCAATCTTGTTGACCAATGCCAAACAGTTGAATCAGTTGGCTGGCAGAAGTTAG
- a CDS encoding nitrate reductase, with protein MTSSKTLCPYCGVGCGLEVLPASPKQAAASDTPWMVRGDRDHPSSQGMVCVKGATIAEAIDKNRLRYPLMRNSLQEPFQRVSWDEALDAIAEQMRHVLASQGPEAICMYGSGQLQTEDYYLAQKLLKGCLGTNNFDANSRLCMSSAVAAYIQSLGSDGPPPCYADLEETDCAFLIGTNTADCHPIVYNRFRKHYRKKRGKVKLIVVDPRRTATAKDADLHLAIQPGTDITLLNGIAHLLLKKGWIDAMFIDEATQGFTDYVQVVKHYPPERVAEICGITVADLEEAARCWGVSKRVLSLWSMGINQSSEGTAKARTLINLHLMTGQIGKPGAGPFSLTGQPNAMGGREAGGLAHILPGYRLVKNAQHRQEVEQAWGLPAGSISPTPGLAAWDMMVGLEHGAVGLLWIAATNPAVSMPDIERTKAALVRSPFTVYQDAYYPTETAVFAHVLLPAAQWGEKTGVMTNSERTVTLCPAFRPRPGEARADWEIFAAVGRRLGFEKQFAFQSPADVYDEFVQLTADRVCDMTGLSHDRLAAEGPIQWPCPQHETDATASTKHDKRLYTNHLFPTPNHRANFAAFHEKGLAEPPDPAYPFVLTTGRLYGHWHTQTRTGHIDKIRKLHPEPLLEMNPRDAQRLEVQSGNWVEVRSRRGFVRLKVHVTQYIRKGVLFIPMHWGALWADHAECNTLTHPVTCPISLQPELKACAVSVVPIGEAESGNICHHSGIQIPASFLQRSTVLQSR; from the coding sequence ATGACATCCAGCAAAACGTTATGCCCCTACTGTGGCGTTGGCTGTGGTTTAGAAGTTTTACCCGCTAGCCCCAAACAGGCCGCTGCTTCAGACACTCCCTGGATGGTGCGGGGCGATCGCGATCATCCCTCTAGCCAGGGCATGGTCTGTGTCAAAGGTGCCACCATTGCAGAGGCGATCGACAAAAATCGACTGCGATATCCCCTCATGCGCAACTCGCTACAGGAACCGTTTCAGCGGGTGAGTTGGGATGAAGCTTTAGATGCCATTGCCGAGCAGATGCGTCATGTCCTGGCATCCCAAGGGCCAGAGGCAATCTGTATGTATGGTTCTGGGCAGCTACAAACCGAAGATTACTACCTGGCGCAAAAACTGCTGAAGGGATGCCTCGGCACCAACAATTTTGATGCCAATTCTCGCTTGTGCATGTCATCGGCGGTGGCAGCCTATATCCAGAGTCTGGGGTCTGATGGTCCCCCTCCTTGCTATGCCGATTTAGAAGAAACTGACTGTGCTTTTCTGATTGGGACCAATACGGCAGACTGTCACCCCATTGTTTATAACCGCTTTCGCAAGCACTACCGCAAGAAGCGGGGCAAGGTAAAGCTGATTGTGGTCGATCCTCGGCGGACGGCTACGGCTAAAGATGCCGATTTGCACTTAGCGATCCAGCCTGGCACAGACATCACGCTGCTCAATGGCATTGCTCACCTATTGCTCAAAAAGGGGTGGATCGATGCCATGTTTATCGATGAAGCGACCCAGGGGTTTACCGACTATGTGCAGGTAGTTAAGCATTACCCTCCTGAGCGTGTGGCTGAGATTTGCGGCATTACCGTGGCGGACTTAGAAGAAGCGGCTCGCTGCTGGGGGGTGTCAAAACGCGTGCTATCCCTATGGTCGATGGGCATCAACCAGTCGTCAGAGGGGACGGCCAAAGCTCGAACGCTCATTAATCTCCACCTGATGACGGGGCAAATTGGCAAACCGGGGGCCGGGCCATTTTCCCTCACAGGGCAGCCCAATGCCATGGGCGGGCGCGAAGCCGGGGGCCTGGCCCATATTTTGCCAGGCTATCGTCTGGTCAAGAATGCTCAGCATCGCCAGGAAGTTGAGCAGGCTTGGGGCTTACCCGCAGGCAGCATTTCCCCCACCCCTGGGTTGGCCGCTTGGGACATGATGGTGGGGCTAGAGCACGGGGCAGTGGGGCTCCTGTGGATTGCCGCCACAAACCCGGCTGTCAGCATGCCGGATATTGAGCGCACCAAAGCCGCCTTGGTGCGATCGCCCTTTACCGTTTATCAAGACGCCTATTACCCCACTGAAACCGCTGTGTTTGCCCACGTGCTGCTACCCGCCGCCCAGTGGGGTGAAAAGACAGGCGTGATGACCAACTCTGAACGCACCGTCACCTTATGCCCAGCCTTTCGCCCGCGCCCAGGAGAAGCCCGAGCTGATTGGGAGATTTTCGCGGCAGTTGGGCGGCGCCTAGGCTTCGAAAAGCAGTTTGCCTTTCAGTCTCCGGCTGACGTGTACGACGAGTTTGTGCAGCTAACCGCCGATCGCGTCTGTGACATGACCGGTCTCAGCCACGATCGCTTGGCTGCAGAAGGTCCGATTCAATGGCCTTGTCCTCAACACGAAACGGACGCAACCGCTTCTACTAAACACGACAAACGGCTGTACACCAACCATCTCTTCCCGACCCCTAACCACCGCGCCAATTTCGCAGCTTTCCATGAGAAAGGCTTAGCCGAACCCCCAGATCCTGCCTATCCCTTTGTTCTGACAACAGGGCGGCTGTATGGGCACTGGCACACCCAAACCCGCACCGGGCACATCGACAAAATCCGCAAACTGCATCCAGAACCTCTACTCGAGATGAACCCCCGCGATGCCCAGCGGTTAGAAGTTCAGTCAGGAAATTGGGTTGAGGTGCGATCGCGGCGAGGGTTCGTCCGCCTCAAAGTCCATGTCACTCAATACATCCGCAAAGGCGTGCTGTTTATTCCCATGCATTGGGGTGCCCTCTGGGCTGATCACGCCGAATGCAATACCTTAACCCACCCGGTCACCTGCCCTATTTCTCTACAACCTGAACTGAAAGCCTGTGCAGTCTCGGTGGTGCCTATTGGTGAGGCAGAGAGTGGAAATATTTGCCATCATTCAGGTATCCAGATCCCGGCGTCTTTTCTACAAAGATCCACCGTCTTGCAAAGCCGTTGA